AGGCTTTCTCCTCCCCCCCCTTTTTTTTTCTTTTTTTAAAATAAATACTTGACCATTGTACTTTAAAAATTAGATCATTAGTTTAGCGTTAATAACTTTTGCCCATTATATAGCCAGTTGCCGGTAGTCGAGTCGTTCTGGAGTTAATGGGAAATCTAAAATCATAATTTAAGGAGATGGTAATGGGTTTAAAAACGTATCTGGTAGCGGGGATTGTTTTACTGACGGCAGGAACTTCTTGGGCAGCTGCGCCGCAGCTTACAACTGGAGCATTAGGCGCAGCTCCGACCCTTGACGGCAAGGCTGATGAGTGGTCAGGCATATCAGGGGTGAAAATTAAGGTAAGCCCTTCAACTCCTGGTGATGCAAAGGCGTATCAGGGAGAAGTCGAAGTTGATCTGAAGGCCGCAATTAATGGCGATATGATTTACTTTCTGGCTCAGTGGCCGGATTCCACCAAAAGCGATACCCACAAACAATTGACCTGGGACAAGGAAAAAGATGGCTATGTCGAAGGTGAAGACCGTGAAGACAGATTTGTCTTAAATTTTGATATGGGTGGCGATTTTAGTTCCTGCATGTTGTCAGGAAAGGCCTATCAGGCGGATATATGGCATTGGAAGGCCTATCGAAGCCAGAGTGCCGGCATTGCCCATGACAAAATGCATATCATGTCATTTGAGAAAATTCCAAAGGCCAAAAAACATCCAACCCGGGATGGTAAAGAGATCTGGATTGCCAGGCCTAGTGATGCAGGCGATGATATGTATAAAAGCCAGAAACCGCTTGATAATATAGGCGATGTTATCCCTCGATATGTTCCGAATAAAGCAGTTAGCGGCAGTATTGCCGACATAAAGACCGAGGCGATTTGGGCCGATGGGGTTTGGACCCTTGAGATGGCCAGAAAACTTGATACCGGCAATGCCGATGATGTGAAATTTGAAAAGGGTAAATCCTATGCAGCCAACGTGGCAGTTTTTGACCACACCGGTGATGACCATCACAGTGTTGGTGCATGGACACTGGAAGTTAAATAGTTTCCTGAAGAGTGTCATAAAGCAGAGGCCTAATCGATAGGCAGGTTGACCACGTAACTATTAGAGAGTGGATTTATGTTGAACCTTTTCAAGAAAAAAAACGTTGTTAAAGGAGCGTCCGCCGGGCGCTCCTTTTCGCTGGGAATCCAGATGAAGATATCTATGGCTATGGGTTGTGTTGTCTTGCTACTCTTGATCATAGCCGGTATTGCTCTGGGCATCGTTTCTGACAACCTGGTCATGAACAGATCGTTTGTGGCCAGTATTGATGGGTTGTCAAAACAGGTTAGCGATGTGAGCACCTCCATGGGCGAAATTCTTGAACGACAACAGGCCCAGCAGGTTAAGTTCAGCCATGAACAGGCCCAGCTAAGCCAGGAGCGGCTCGACCGGCAAAGTAGTCTGGCGGCCCGGATTCTTTCTGCGCAGGAAGCGATGGCGGCTGTTGACCGGCAGGCGAACTTGATTATTTACGACGGTGAGCCGTACGCTGTGGTTGCTGCAGAAATAGCCTCACTCAAACAAGAGCTTGAGTCATTTCTAGAACTCCCGGTAATGGCGGAGGTGGACGCTGACATTCTTAAAATGGCGCAGCGGGCCAGTCGAGGCTATCTGCAGACCTATGATGAGGTTCGAGCCCTCGATGAGGAAAACGTCTCTTTATCCCAGCAGGTCGAGTTGGTGCAACAGGCCCAGGAAATCGGCACAAGTTTGAGGAATCGGTTAGGGGTGCTGAGGGAAGATATAAAGCGGTTGCTCGATGAAAAAGCAGCTCTTGAAAAGAAGGCATATGAACAACAGCGTCTTGCTGCTCAGGAGGCAGGCCAAAAAACACTGGGAACAGTGCTGGAGAACCAGGCTGGAATTGGCAAAACCATTCAGCATCATGCCTCGGAGATGAATACTATCATAAGCTTTTTGCTTAACAAACGCCGCTTGATGATCGTATTTGCCATAGCCTCTTTGGTCGTTGCGGTTATTTTTTCCCTGGTTATTGGCCGAGCTATTTCACGTCCCCTGGTCAGGGCAGTTCAGATTGCTCAGGGCATTGCCTCGGGTGATCTTAACCAACGCGTTGATATTACCGGTCGTGACGAGGTAGGGCAACTGGGTGCCTCCATGGCCATCATGATCGAAAAGCTGCGAAATAACAGAGAGAATATTGAGTCGAGTGCAATTAATTTAACTGAAGTGGCGGCAACGGTTTCGGCAAGCTTGCAAGAGGTCAGTGCCTCCATGGAAGAGATCAATGGCATGACCCAGCAAAATGTCATGAAGGCCCGTTCCACTGAAGAGATGACTACTGAAACCAAAAACAGTGCTGAATCTGGTAAGAAACAGGTTGGTGAGATGGTCTTCACCATGGGTGAAGTACATGATGCCAGTAAGGAAATTGCTAAAACAATCCAGGAAATCAACAATATTGCCTTTCAGACGAATCTTCTTGCCTTAAACGCAGCGGTAGAAGCAGCTCATGCGGGTGAAATGGGCCAAGGTTTTGCCGTAGTCGCTGAAGAAGTGCGACGCTTGGCATATCGCTGCTCTGATGCCGCTAAAAACACCACGGCCTTAATTGATGGACCAATGAAAAAAATTGGTTATGCCTCAGAGGTTGCTGAGAAGATGGCGGCCTCACTGGATACCATTCACGTTCAGATTAGCAAAATGGCAATGCTTGTCAGTGAGATTGTTGTTGCAAGTGAACATCAGGCAGCAGGTATCGGCCAGATAAATTCGGGCTTGAGTCAAATTGATCGTGCCGCACAGGGGTTGGTTGCCGAATCAAATGGACTTATGGCTTCGCTCGATCATACTGATGGCGAGATAGAAAACTCCCCCGCCAATGACATCCCACAATTGAAGGGTTCTTAGAGCCACCTTCAGCGTAAGCCTTTGATGAACGGGCCAACAGCTTCTGGCCCCTCACTATCCACCAGGCGAATTGTTGCACTGCCGATGACGGCAATCTCGGCTTTTCCTCGCAATTCCTCCACATCGTTTTTGTCAGAAATTCCAAAACCAACGGCCAATGGCAACTCTGTGTTGGCTTTACATCTGTCAATGTAGTTGTTGAACTCCTTATCGAAACTGGTTTGGCTGCCGGTAACGCCCCGTCGAGCGACACAATAGATAAAACCATCAGCGTGTGATGAAAGGGTCTGCATACGCTCCTCTGTGCTGGTGGGAGCAAAAATTTGAATGGCTGAAATGGAATGTTCTTTGGCCAGGCTCAAATATTCCTGACCCTCTTCTGGTGGCAGGTCGGGAATGATAAGCCCTTTAATGCCAATTTGCTCAGCCTTTGAAAGAAAGCGCTTCAGGCCATATTTAAATACTATGTTGTAATAGGTCATAAACAGAAAAGGAATTGGGTGCTGAGCGCACATCTCTCTGGCAAAATCAAGACAGTCCTTGACTTTGGTTCCAGAGGTTAAGGAGTCCTGGTTCGCTTTGATTATAACCGGGCCATCTGCTACCGGCTCCGAAAAAGGGATCTGCATTTCAATCAGATCAACACCGTTAGCGACCATCTGCTCAACGACCCTGCGATTGTCTTCAAAGGATGGATAGCCAAGAACAATATGGGTCATCAGCAGAATCTCCTTCTGCTTTAAACTGTTTGTAATACTGTCACGAAGATGCATATTCTTTACCTCGTTCAATTATAAATTTTTTCCAGGAAGGATCATTGAAGGCATTGGCTATGGTGAAAATATCTTTGTCACCGCGGCCCGACATGTTTATAATTATTGCCTCATCAGGTTGCAATTGACCGGCTTCCTTGAAGGCGGAGACAAAGGCATGGCTTGATTCCAGGGCGGGAATAATTCCCTCCTTGCGCATGGTTTTTTCAAGTGCCGCCATGACCTCATCATCAGTGGCTGAATCAAAGCGAACCCTGCCGTTTTGCCAGAGGTCGGTAAGGATTGGTGAAACACCCACATAGTCCAAGCCTGCCGCCACCGAATGGGTATCTTTCATCTGACCGTCTTCATCTTGCAGGAACATTGTTTTATAACCCTGTGCTACTCCGGCAGAGCCGCCGGATTCGGCAAGTCGTGCTGCGTGCTGACCAGTGGCAATGCCCTTGCCTCCGGCCTCAACTCCAATAAGTTCAACGTGACGGCTGTCTAAAAAGCCCTGGAAAATTCCCATTGCATTAGAACCGCCTCCAACACAGGCGTAAACCTTGGCAGGTAGCTTGCCGAACTGTTTGAGGATCTGTTCTTTTGCCTCAATACCAATAATTGATTGAAACCAGGCAACAACCTCTGGGAATGGGTGAGGGCCGCAGACTGTACCCATGACGTAGTGGGTGTTGTCCATATTGGTTACCCAGTCACGAAAAGCGGCGTTAATGGCATCCTTTAGTGTTTTTGATCCGGAGGTTACCGGGATGACCTCTGCGCCCAATTTCTCCATCCAAAAAACATTCGGCCGTTGACGCATAACATCTTCCTCGCCCATGTATATGGTGCAGTCAAAACCAAATTTGGCAGCCATTGTCGCGGTGGCGACACCGTGCTGCCCCGCCCCGGTCTCAGCTATTACCCTGGTCTTGGCCATCCGCTTGACAAGCAGTCCCTGGCCCATAACATTATTAGCTTTGTGGGCACCGGTGTGATTAAGGTCTTCACGTTTAATGTAAATCTGGGCGCCGCCAAAGATGCGGGATAGATTCTCAGCGTGAGTTAGTGGCGTAGGCCTACAGGAATAGGTGCCCATAAGATCGCAGTACTCCTGCCAGAATGAGGGGTCAGCCTTAACCTCGGTAAAGGCTGCGTTAAACTCTTTGAAGGTCTCGAAAAGGACTTCAGGAATAAAAGCTCCGCCCCATTCACCGTAATAGCCGTTTGTATTTTTCATAATGCATATATCCTTTTTGGCAGTATCACTGGTTTGTGAGATGCCGAACGCCGAAATGGCTTTGATGACTCATGTAAAGCTGCGTACCTATGTTTACTTCAATCAACCGTCACGTGCACCCATTTTGAGTTGGGGGATTATGAAGGATGTACCAGATCTTAGCCAAAACTTCCGGCAAATTCTGTAAAATTTCGTTGTTCCAGAAACGCAAAACGCGAATCCCCTTACTGTTGAGCCATAAAGTTCGTTTGGAATCATAGGCCTCTATGTGGTAATCCCCATGTTGTCCTCCGTCAAGCTCAACAGCAAGCTTGGAAGAGACGCAAAAGAAATCAACAATGAATTTCCCAATGGGATGTTGCCTTCTGAATTTAAATCCCCCAAGTTGACTGCGGCGTAAGCATTGCCAGAGGAGTTGCTCGGTGTCGGTCATGTTTTTACGTAAATCACGTGCTCTGTGAAGGAGTAGTGGTGGTATTGGGGGTGGTTGCCACAATGTTTTTTCCCCCCTCCCAACCTCCCCCCGCTGGGGGGAGGGGCTTAGAGGTGGAGAGGAACTTCCGCCCTCCGCAGTGGATGGGCTTTTTGGGTACGAAAAAATCCCTCCCTCCGAAGTGGAAAGCCTGGCCAAGCAAAATAACTCCCTCCCCCAGCGGGGGAGGGTTGGGGTGGGGGCCAATACCAATCCCCACCCGAAAACTTCAATTCAAAACTAATTTCTCTCTACAGGCCCGAGCAAAATCCTCCGGGTAATGCCCATTTATCCAGCGCAACTGAGCTTCACTGAATGCTCCGGGTGAAAATGGTAATTTGGGCAGAAATGAGTATAGGAGACGTTGACTCGATTTGTCTTGCAGGCGTTTGGAGAATTCAATGGTACTTATCATCTCAGCGCCAAGTGCCGACAGTGTTTTAATGGCTACAAGCATTGCCTTGTTAATAGAGTTTCTGGTGCCACTATCTGCTTCAAGAATGTTCCCGGCGCTGTTGACCAGTAACTGAAGCTCCCATTGAGACGTCTGGGCCTTCGGTACAAAGAGAAGAACATCTCTATCCTCAAAGACGATTAAGCTGGCGGGCAGATCATCTCGACAGTCCATACGGGTGTTGTTGCGTATGGCGGATTCGTAATCGGCAAACAGGTCACTTCCGGTGGCCTCTTCGTATCGATCCATACACTCTCTGATTAAGTCACCACAACCGTATGGCGTATACTCTTGCCAGGGGCTAGCCGCCAACTTTTTATCCGAGTTGTGCACAGGTACAGAAGAAGGCAGGAGGGCAAACTGTTGGTGGATCATCTGGTGTGAGGCGTGGAGCCGATATTTGCTGGCGGCACAGTCAAAACCGTAATTCCACCCCCATAAGGTAGCTGAAAAAGGCAGGGGTGGGGTGGCTCCATCGGACAACTTTTTTACTATATCAAGTCGCAGACTTTCAAGCTCTGTTTCACTCAGCATTTTTTGGGATGTTGGAATTTTGCAGCCAAGAAGTTCTGCGAAACGGGTAAATGTGCGCTGGTAATATAAATGCCGGAGTCCATTCATGTCACTTAGACTCAGTTCACTGGCATGGTAACGAATGGAATCATTGGCCATGTTGGCTGCGTAATGGCCCCATGGTATGTAACTGTTACTACGAAGATACTCGAAGATGTGGTTGTCTTTTGATCTCCATTCGCCAACAATCTCGCTGGTTCCCTGAACACCAGGACGCAGAACCATTATCTCTTTGTACGAATCAGGCAGGTATGGGTTGTTAACAACAATCTCGAACAAGGCATGATTTGCGATGACAGCTTTAATGCCACCGGCAGTTTTTTCATAACGCAGTCCGCTGGGGGTCTGCTCAGTATCATAGGTAAACTCACAACTGATATGGGCTAGTACGGTAAGATCGTCAGGATCAGTTGAGTTGGCGGCCATCGCCAGTAAGACTGGTTCTGGGAATTTTCTGAAAACTTCAAGGCGATTATTGTGACTGTCAACGCTGTGGCCAAGGGCTTCAAGTGTTTTGCAGAGCGATGCCGAGGCTCGGGGCTTGATCGCGATTGAACTCGGGTCGGCAACTTTTGATTCCGCCCAGCTTTTTGTTATGTAGGTGGTACCCCGGAAGGCAAATGGGTTGGGTATTTCATAAACGATGTCAGCCTGTGAAATTGGCACATTTCCAGAAGGAAAATTGACGGTGTTACGATGTGGTGAGCCATCAGCAAATTCCCCCAGCGGTTCAATTGAACATTCGTTGCGGAAATTACTAACCGAATAGGAAGGAGAGTGAATTGCGTAACGGAAACCATCAGGGGTTATGCAGGTTTTTGGAAAAGATTTGCTCATGCCGGTAGATACAATTTTCTTTGCTCAGTCTTTGATAGTAGGTATGATAATAACCCTGATTAGCGCTAATCTTCCTCAACAAGCTCAACATCCCCAGAGGTTTTTATCGGTGGTCAATGATTTCGGACGGTTATAACTGGACAGTAAGGAGTTTTCATTTGTACATAAGATAAAAAATCCCCCTGAGTCCCTCTTTAAAAAGGGGGATTCAGGGGGATTTTGTGGCGTTTGAGCCTAACTCATATTTGTTGCTGCTTTAATATCTAAATCCCGTCTGCAGGACATTAAGTTTGTTCCGGGTCAAAAGCGCTTCGGAAATAAGACTTTTAGTGTGCTACGAAAGATTGGTGCCGAATATAATAATAAATGCCTTCTCTGTCA
The sequence above is drawn from the Desulfobulbaceae bacterium genome and encodes:
- a CDS encoding HAMP domain-containing protein, which gives rise to MLNLFKKKNVVKGASAGRSFSLGIQMKISMAMGCVVLLLLIIAGIALGIVSDNLVMNRSFVASIDGLSKQVSDVSTSMGEILERQQAQQVKFSHEQAQLSQERLDRQSSLAARILSAQEAMAAVDRQANLIIYDGEPYAVVAAEIASLKQELESFLELPVMAEVDADILKMAQRASRGYLQTYDEVRALDEENVSLSQQVELVQQAQEIGTSLRNRLGVLREDIKRLLDEKAALEKKAYEQQRLAAQEAGQKTLGTVLENQAGIGKTIQHHASEMNTIISFLLNKRRLMIVFAIASLVVAVIFSLVIGRAISRPLVRAVQIAQGIASGDLNQRVDITGRDEVGQLGASMAIMIEKLRNNRENIESSAINLTEVAATVSASLQEVSASMEEINGMTQQNVMKARSTEEMTTETKNSAESGKKQVGEMVFTMGEVHDASKEIAKTIQEINNIAFQTNLLALNAAVEAAHAGEMGQGFAVVAEEVRRLAYRCSDAAKNTTALIDGPMKKIGYASEVAEKMAASLDTIHVQISKMAMLVSEIVVASEHQAAGIGQINSGLSQIDRAAQGLVAESNGLMASLDHTDGEIENSPANDIPQLKGS
- a CDS encoding tryptophan synthase subunit alpha; translation: MHLRDSITNSLKQKEILLMTHIVLGYPSFEDNRRVVEQMVANGVDLIEMQIPFSEPVADGPVIIKANQDSLTSGTKVKDCLDFAREMCAQHPIPFLFMTYYNIVFKYGLKRFLSKAEQIGIKGLIIPDLPPEEGQEYLSLAKEHSISAIQIFAPTSTEERMQTLSSHADGFIYCVARRGVTGSQTSFDKEFNNYIDRCKANTELPLAVGFGISDKNDVEELRGKAEIAVIGSATIRLVDSEGPEAVGPFIKGLR
- the trpB gene encoding tryptophan synthase subunit beta, which produces MKNTNGYYGEWGGAFIPEVLFETFKEFNAAFTEVKADPSFWQEYCDLMGTYSCRPTPLTHAENLSRIFGGAQIYIKREDLNHTGAHKANNVMGQGLLVKRMAKTRVIAETGAGQHGVATATMAAKFGFDCTIYMGEEDVMRQRPNVFWMEKLGAEVIPVTSGSKTLKDAINAAFRDWVTNMDNTHYVMGTVCGPHPFPEVVAWFQSIIGIEAKEQILKQFGKLPAKVYACVGGGSNAMGIFQGFLDSRHVELIGVEAGGKGIATGQHAARLAESGGSAGVAQGYKTMFLQDEDGQMKDTHSVAAGLDYVGVSPILTDLWQNGRVRFDSATDDEVMAALEKTMRKEGIIPALESSHAFVSAFKEAGQLQPDEAIIINMSGRGDKDIFTIANAFNDPSWKKFIIERGKEYASS
- a CDS encoding endonuclease domain-containing protein, with amino-acid sequence MTDTEQLLWQCLRRSQLGGFKFRRQHPIGKFIVDFFCVSSKLAVELDGGQHGDYHIEAYDSKRTLWLNSKGIRVLRFWNNEILQNLPEVLAKIWYILHNPPTQNGCT